The proteins below are encoded in one region of Aquisphaera giovannonii:
- the secG gene encoding preprotein translocase subunit SecG, whose translation MGVLTAIFNTLIIVASVFLVCLILIQRGKGGGLAGAFGGVGGSSAFGTKAGDTFTRITVVTAAAWILMAMILVVLTNRRTSVTFEPAAAAASRDAGSKSSKAADTAPAAAPGAASPATTPAEAPADGPAPAIPDDAKFPATPGDSGASPEKAAPK comes from the coding sequence GTGGGCGTTCTGACGGCCATCTTCAACACCCTGATCATCGTCGCCTCCGTCTTCCTGGTCTGCCTCATCCTCATCCAGCGGGGCAAGGGCGGCGGGCTCGCCGGGGCCTTCGGCGGCGTGGGGGGCTCCAGCGCCTTCGGCACGAAGGCCGGCGACACGTTCACCCGGATCACGGTCGTCACCGCGGCCGCCTGGATCCTCATGGCCATGATCCTGGTGGTCCTCACCAACCGCAGGACCTCGGTGACCTTCGAGCCGGCCGCCGCCGCGGCGTCCCGGGACGCCGGCTCGAAGTCGTCCAAGGCCGCCGACACCGCGCCGGCCGCCGCCCCGGGGGCGGCCTCGCCCGCAACGACCCCGGCGGAGGCGCCCGCGGACGGCCCCGCGCCGGCGATCCCGGACGACGCGAAGTTCCCGGCGACGCCCGGGGACTCCGGGGCATCGCCGGAGAAGGCCGCGCCCAAGTGA
- the tpiA gene encoding triose-phosphate isomerase, giving the protein MRTLLIAGNWKLNPTTTEAAVALAEGVKTGLGTATDVHVAVAPPFVFLGQVDGVLEGSPIGLSAQDMYWENSGAFTGEVSGCMLVDVGCTHVILGHSERRHGMGETSEVVNKKLKAALEAKLIPIVCIGETKEERLGEQTEAVLLEQLSGSLAGLSPEQAAGVVLAYEPVWAIGTGLTATPEQAQAAHAFIRGWLAKVFGEATAARVVVQYGGSVKPDNAVQLLGCPDIDGALVGGASLKASDFLAIIKAGQEVTARGKA; this is encoded by the coding sequence ATGCGCACGCTGCTGATCGCGGGCAACTGGAAGCTCAACCCGACCACGACCGAGGCCGCCGTGGCCCTGGCCGAGGGGGTCAAGACGGGCCTCGGCACCGCGACCGACGTCCACGTGGCGGTCGCCCCGCCGTTCGTCTTCCTGGGCCAGGTGGATGGGGTGCTCGAGGGCTCGCCGATCGGGCTGTCCGCGCAGGACATGTACTGGGAGAACTCCGGCGCGTTCACCGGCGAGGTCTCCGGCTGCATGCTCGTGGACGTGGGCTGCACCCACGTGATCCTGGGGCACAGCGAGCGCCGGCACGGCATGGGGGAGACCTCGGAGGTCGTCAACAAGAAGCTGAAGGCGGCGCTCGAGGCCAAGCTGATCCCGATCGTCTGCATCGGCGAGACGAAGGAGGAGCGGCTGGGCGAGCAGACCGAGGCCGTGCTCCTGGAGCAGCTCTCCGGCTCGCTGGCCGGGCTCAGCCCGGAGCAGGCGGCGGGCGTCGTCCTGGCGTACGAGCCGGTCTGGGCGATCGGCACGGGCCTGACGGCCACGCCGGAGCAGGCCCAGGCGGCCCACGCGTTCATCCGCGGCTGGCTGGCCAAGGTCTTCGGCGAGGCGACGGCGGCCCGGGTGGTTGTCCAGTATGGGGGGAGCGTGAAGCCGGACAACGCCGTGCAGCTGCTCGGCTGCCCGGACATCGACGGCGCGCTCGTCGGCGGGGCGAGCCTGAAGGCCAGCGACTTCCTGGCGATCATCAAGGCGGGGCAGGAGGTCACCGCCCGCGGCAAGGCGTGA